In a genomic window of Leisingera caerulea DSM 24564:
- a CDS encoding LysR substrate-binding domain-containing protein encodes MQDLWKLLTSPRHLIVFEAAARHGSFTRASEELNVQQPAVSAAIKQMEASLGVILFRRGHRKVELTGAGMRLYTDVSKALADILSSAKAVRQFGRNDHVTLNCSSAFAYYWVMPRLAQLHEAHPDIDLRLQSSDREPDINTEGISLAVRRGDGNWPDCHSALIAPEVIFPVASPRVMASAVNLATVPNLLHERLIHLEEPIRERPSWQQWFAHFGVTGRLPAAGLRLNDYALVLQAAIAGEGFAFGWQHVTEPLIKQGLLAARKEWSWTTGSGFYLVWSKTQDLVPNAELVRQWLLDMARPGPA; translated from the coding sequence ATGCAAGATCTGTGGAAGCTCCTCACCAGCCCCCGCCATCTGATTGTCTTCGAGGCCGCCGCACGGCACGGCTCGTTCACCCGCGCGTCAGAGGAGCTGAACGTGCAGCAGCCCGCCGTCAGTGCGGCGATCAAGCAGATGGAAGCGTCTTTGGGCGTTATTTTGTTCCGCCGCGGCCACCGCAAGGTGGAGCTGACGGGGGCGGGTATGCGGCTTTACACCGATGTCTCCAAAGCGCTGGCGGACATCCTCTCCTCCGCCAAGGCGGTGCGGCAGTTCGGGCGCAATGACCATGTCACGCTCAACTGCTCCTCCGCCTTTGCATACTACTGGGTGATGCCACGGCTGGCCCAGCTGCATGAGGCGCACCCCGATATCGACCTGCGGCTGCAAAGCTCAGACCGGGAGCCGGACATCAATACCGAAGGCATTTCGCTGGCAGTGCGCCGCGGCGATGGCAATTGGCCGGACTGCCATTCAGCCCTGATTGCGCCGGAGGTGATCTTTCCGGTGGCCAGCCCGCGGGTGATGGCCTCGGCGGTCAATCTGGCAACCGTGCCGAACCTGCTGCATGAACGGCTGATCCACCTGGAGGAACCGATCCGCGAACGGCCCAGCTGGCAGCAGTGGTTCGCGCATTTCGGGGTCACCGGCCGCCTGCCCGCCGCGGGCCTGCGCCTCAACGACTATGCGCTGGTGCTGCAGGCCGCGATCGCGGGCGAAGGCTTTGCCTTCGGCTGGCAGCACGTGACCGAGCCGCTGATCAAACAGGGCCTGCTGGCCGCGCGCAAGGAATGGTCCTGGACCACTGGATCGGGGTTCTATCTGGTGTGGTCCAAGACCCAGGACCTGGTTCCCAACGCCGAACTGGTGCGGCAGTGGCTGCTGGACATGGCCCGGCCCGGACCCGCATGA
- a CDS encoding aminotransferase class I/II-fold pyridoxal phosphate-dependent enzyme translates to MQVMGDYYSAIQLRHDQWTTLREVTEALASARKPKREAALVTNVRALFDLLAPIETYWAFPGVQAFEQMRRQFEHGNYADVAFSVQRVCRALSTGAYRRRHVPLDRDSADADEHEDEVIQPPEARALAKPYFEVLVVDNVNEHQERWLHSNFKKMRRPEDPFHYETVVVPSLQDALIGILFNYNIQAIVVRPGLKFDSQMEMSLLTRYLDWAGGTQGIEAVRSLDHGPALCRLVANVRPELDAYLVTDRSVEEIAGHDLGICRRVFYNQEDFMELHLNILRGVQARYKTPFFTALVEYSKQPTGVFHAMPISRGKSVSRSHWIQDMGAFYGSNIFLAETSATSGGLDSLLEPHGPIKQAQEQASRAFGSKQTFFATNGTSTCNKIVVQALVRPGDIVLVDRDCHKSHHYGLVLAGAQVVYLDSYPLHEYSMYGAVPLREIKHMLLHLKAQGKLNRVRMLLLTNCTFDGIVYNVERMMEECLAIKPDLIFLWDEAWFAFARFSPLYRQRTAMNAANVLRERLRSDAHAKAWEEQQKQLKDASEEDWLNTRLLPPPDARVRVYATQSTHKTLTSLRQGSMIHVNDQDFKGEVEVSFHEAYMTHTSTSPNYQIIASLDVGRRQVELEGFEFVHRQVEAAMAMRRAIMTHPRLSKYFRILTAADMIPIEHRQSGLESYYDPQRGWTDVWDSLVHDEFVLDPTRVTLAVGGTGWDGDTFKTEILMDKYGIQINKTSRNTVLFMTNIGTTRSSVAYLIEVLVEIATGLDELLDDASIMERRGFEKRVSNLMHDLPPLPDFSRFHDAFRSAPETPEGDIRSAFFLSYEENNCDYLELDGSIRAAMESGQEVVSASFIIPYPPGFPILVPGQVVSQEILAFMRALDVSEIHGYRADLGLRVFTQEALKQQAKANEARLKLNAARHKIF, encoded by the coding sequence ATGCAAGTAATGGGCGACTATTACTCCGCGATCCAGCTGCGTCACGACCAATGGACAACGCTGAGAGAAGTAACCGAAGCCCTGGCCAGTGCCCGAAAACCGAAACGTGAAGCAGCGCTCGTGACAAATGTCCGGGCGCTGTTTGATTTACTGGCTCCGATTGAGACTTATTGGGCCTTCCCCGGCGTGCAGGCGTTTGAACAGATGCGGCGCCAGTTCGAGCACGGGAATTACGCCGATGTGGCCTTTTCCGTCCAGCGCGTGTGCCGGGCCTTGTCCACCGGCGCCTACCGGCGGCGGCATGTGCCGCTGGACCGCGACTCGGCCGATGCGGACGAGCATGAGGATGAGGTGATCCAGCCGCCCGAGGCGCGGGCCCTGGCCAAGCCCTATTTCGAAGTGCTGGTGGTCGACAACGTCAACGAGCACCAGGAGCGCTGGCTGCACAGCAACTTCAAGAAGATGCGCCGCCCGGAAGACCCGTTTCACTATGAAACCGTGGTGGTGCCCAGCCTGCAGGACGCGCTGATCGGGATCCTGTTCAACTATAATATTCAGGCCATTGTGGTGCGGCCGGGCCTCAAGTTCGACTCGCAAATGGAGATGTCGCTGCTGACCCGCTACCTGGACTGGGCCGGCGGCACCCAGGGGATCGAGGCGGTCCGTTCGCTTGACCACGGGCCGGCGCTGTGCCGGCTGGTGGCGAATGTCCGGCCCGAACTGGACGCCTATCTGGTCACCGACCGTTCGGTCGAGGAGATCGCGGGCCATGATCTGGGGATCTGCCGCCGGGTCTTTTACAACCAGGAAGACTTTATGGAGCTGCACCTCAATATCCTGAGGGGGGTGCAGGCGCGCTATAAGACGCCGTTTTTCACGGCGCTGGTCGAGTATTCCAAACAGCCCACGGGCGTTTTCCACGCGATGCCGATCAGCCGCGGCAAGTCGGTCTCGCGCAGCCATTGGATTCAGGACATGGGGGCGTTTTACGGTTCCAACATTTTCCTGGCGGAGACCTCCGCCACCTCCGGCGGGCTGGACAGCCTGCTGGAGCCGCACGGGCCCATCAAGCAGGCGCAGGAACAGGCCAGCCGGGCGTTCGGGTCGAAGCAGACGTTCTTTGCCACCAACGGCACCTCCACCTGCAACAAGATCGTGGTGCAGGCGCTGGTGCGGCCCGGCGATATCGTGCTGGTGGACCGCGACTGCCACAAATCGCACCACTACGGGCTGGTGCTGGCGGGGGCGCAGGTGGTCTATCTCGACAGCTACCCGCTGCATGAATACTCGATGTACGGCGCGGTGCCGCTGCGCGAGATCAAGCACATGCTGCTGCACCTCAAGGCGCAGGGCAAGCTGAACCGGGTGCGGATGCTCTTGCTGACCAACTGCACCTTTGACGGCATCGTCTACAACGTCGAGCGGATGATGGAGGAATGCCTGGCGATCAAGCCGGACCTGATCTTCCTGTGGGACGAGGCCTGGTTCGCCTTTGCCCGGTTCAGCCCGCTGTACCGGCAGCGGACCGCGATGAACGCCGCCAATGTGCTGCGCGAGCGGCTGCGCAGCGACGCCCATGCCAAGGCCTGGGAGGAGCAGCAGAAACAGCTGAAGGACGCCAGCGAGGAGGATTGGCTGAACACCCGGCTGCTGCCGCCGCCGGATGCGCGGGTGCGGGTCTATGCCACCCAGTCGACGCACAAGACGCTGACCTCGCTGCGGCAGGGGTCGATGATCCACGTCAACGATCAGGATTTCAAAGGCGAAGTGGAGGTGAGTTTCCACGAGGCCTATATGACCCACACCTCGACGTCGCCGAACTACCAGATCATTGCCTCGCTTGATGTCGGGCGGCGGCAGGTCGAACTGGAGGGCTTCGAATTCGTGCATCGCCAGGTTGAGGCGGCGATGGCCATGCGGCGGGCGATCATGACGCATCCGCGGCTGAGCAAGTATTTCCGGATCCTGACCGCTGCGGACATGATCCCAATCGAGCATCGTCAAAGCGGCCTGGAAAGCTATTACGATCCGCAGCGCGGCTGGACCGACGTTTGGGACAGCCTGGTGCATGACGAATTTGTGCTGGACCCGACCCGGGTGACGCTGGCGGTGGGCGGCACCGGCTGGGATGGCGACACGTTCAAGACCGAGATCCTGATGGATAAATACGGAATCCAGATCAACAAGACCTCGCGCAATACGGTGCTGTTCATGACCAACATCGGCACCACGCGGTCCTCGGTGGCCTATCTGATCGAGGTTCTGGTGGAGATTGCCACCGGTCTGGACGAATTGCTGGATGACGCCTCGATAATGGAGCGGCGCGGGTTCGAAAAGCGGGTTTCGAACCTGATGCACGACCTGCCGCCGCTGCCCGATTTCAGCCGCTTCCACGACGCCTTCCGCTCTGCCCCGGAAACGCCCGAGGGCGATATCCGTTCGGCGTTTTTCCTCAGCTACGAGGAAAACAACTGCGACTATCTGGAACTGGACGGGTCGATCAGGGCGGCGATGGAAAGCGGCCAGGAGGTGGTGTCAGCCTCGTTCATCATTCCCTATCCGCCGGGATTTCCGATCTTGGTGCCGGGGCAGGTGGTGAGCCAGGAGA
- a CDS encoding nuclear transport factor 2 family protein — MTEAPRPPLPPFTRDTAIAKVRAAEDGWNSRNPEAVAQAYTLDTKWRNRTDFPQGRDAVQAFLAGKWNRELEYRLIKELWAFDGNRIAVRYAYEWHVASGQWYRSYGNENWEFAEDGRMAHRFASINDLEITEDERLFHWPQGPRPADHPGLSDLGL, encoded by the coding sequence ATGACAGAAGCTCCCCGCCCCCCGCTGCCGCCCTTCACCCGCGACACTGCCATTGCCAAGGTCCGCGCCGCCGAAGATGGCTGGAACAGCCGCAATCCCGAGGCCGTCGCCCAAGCCTACACTTTGGACACCAAATGGCGTAACCGCACCGATTTCCCTCAGGGCCGCGATGCCGTGCAGGCATTTCTGGCCGGCAAATGGAACCGTGAACTGGAATACCGGCTGATCAAGGAGCTCTGGGCCTTTGACGGCAACCGCATCGCCGTGCGCTACGCCTACGAGTGGCACGTTGCATCCGGGCAGTGGTACCGCTCCTACGGCAACGAGAACTGGGAGTTTGCCGAAGACGGCCGCATGGCGCACCGCTTCGCCTCGATCAACGATCTGGAGATCACTGAGGACGAGCGCCTGTTCCACTGGCCGCAGGGCCCGCGCCCGGCAGACCACCCGGGCCTCAGCGACCTCGGACTCTGA
- a CDS encoding TetR/AcrR family transcriptional regulator — protein sequence MRPNKRDELIRRALDLFYGNGFHATGMDLVAAETGVSKTSIYKHFRSKEELILAVLRLRDEDFRSWLYGRLEARADTPRGQLEALFDVLEEWFGQPGFQGCMFIKASAEYQSPEDPINVQSAEHKRLLQEHFARLAAEAGAREPDTLARQLMVLKEGAIVLAALTHGSAPARDARTAAAALIEQAIA from the coding sequence ATGCGGCCTAACAAACGTGACGAGCTGATCCGAAGAGCCTTGGATCTGTTTTACGGAAACGGGTTTCACGCCACCGGGATGGATCTGGTGGCGGCGGAGACCGGGGTGTCGAAAACCTCGATCTATAAGCACTTCCGCTCCAAGGAGGAGCTGATCCTGGCGGTGCTTCGGCTGAGGGACGAGGATTTCCGCAGTTGGCTGTACGGGCGGCTGGAGGCACGGGCCGATACACCGCGCGGCCAGCTGGAGGCGCTGTTCGATGTGCTGGAGGAATGGTTCGGGCAGCCCGGGTTTCAGGGCTGCATGTTCATCAAGGCCAGTGCCGAGTACCAGTCGCCGGAGGATCCGATCAATGTGCAGTCGGCAGAGCACAAGCGGCTGTTGCAGGAGCATTTCGCGCGCCTGGCGGCCGAGGCCGGCGCCCGGGAGCCGGACACCCTGGCGCGTCAGCTGATGGTGCTGAAAGAGGGCGCGATTGTGCTGGCCGCCCTGACCCACGGCAGCGCCCCGGCGCGCGATGCCCGCACAGCGGCCGCGGCGCTGATCGAGCAGGCAATCGCCTAG
- a CDS encoding GlxA family transcriptional regulator, whose amino-acid sequence MTKPMRTLPEAVQAEPACRCIFLLLPTFSPLDLSSAVAALEAANAHDGTARYAWRVVSEDGLAVTAPNGLRVAVDGGLPELARGDMIFVCGGQGQEPGISLKVLGWLRKAQRMGAALGALGGGVLALARSGLLAGREVSAHWALRAILAEAHPDVEVRNSLFTMEAKLITCAGGTATVDMMLNLISEHHGAAVATGAADLMVCSSARKGSQDQTVSEYGRTGVRHEKLATALSLMRSNLEEPLTPGGIADLVGLSVRQLERLFSKYLQTTPKVYYTKLRLDYARSLLLQTNMRIIDIALASGFNSQTHFAKVYRRYTGKPPHQERPF is encoded by the coding sequence ATGACCAAACCCATGCGGACACTCCCCGAGGCGGTGCAGGCCGAACCGGCCTGCCGCTGCATCTTCCTGCTGCTGCCGACCTTCTCGCCGCTGGACCTGTCGAGCGCGGTGGCGGCGCTGGAGGCGGCGAACGCACATGACGGGACTGCGCGCTATGCGTGGCGCGTGGTCAGCGAGGACGGCCTGGCCGTCACCGCCCCCAACGGGTTGCGCGTGGCGGTGGACGGCGGCCTGCCGGAGCTGGCACGCGGCGACATGATCTTTGTCTGCGGCGGCCAGGGGCAGGAGCCGGGCATCTCGCTGAAGGTGCTGGGCTGGCTGAGGAAGGCGCAGCGCATGGGTGCGGCACTGGGCGCGCTGGGCGGCGGCGTGCTGGCGCTGGCACGCTCCGGCCTGCTGGCAGGGCGCGAAGTTTCCGCCCATTGGGCGCTGCGGGCGATCCTGGCGGAGGCGCATCCGGATGTGGAGGTCAGGAACTCGCTGTTCACCATGGAAGCCAAGCTGATCACCTGCGCCGGCGGCACAGCCACGGTCGATATGATGCTGAACCTGATCTCGGAGCATCACGGCGCCGCCGTGGCAACCGGGGCGGCGGATCTGATGGTCTGTTCCTCTGCCCGCAAGGGGAGTCAGGATCAGACGGTTTCCGAATACGGCCGGACGGGCGTGCGGCACGAGAAACTGGCCACTGCGCTCAGCCTGATGCGCAGCAACCTGGAGGAGCCGCTGACGCCGGGCGGCATTGCCGATCTGGTCGGGCTGTCGGTGCGGCAGCTGGAGCGGCTGTTCTCCAAGTACCTGCAGACCACGCCGAAGGTCTATTACACAAAGCTGCGGCTGGACTATGCGCGCAGCCTGCTGTTGCAGACCAATATGCGGATCATCGATATTGCGCTGGCGTCGGGGTTCAACAGCCAGACCCATTTTGCCAAGGTTTACCGCCGCTATACCGGTAAGCCGCCGCATCAGGAGCGGCCGTTTTAG
- a CDS encoding GcvT family protein: MSDNFAQSTLNIHKEESTGDKKLPSHAKAVIIGGGVVGCSILFHLAKFGWKDVVLLERDELTSGSSWHAAGQIHTISSDPNISRLQSYTIDLYKEIEETSGHSVGLHITGGFYLASNKTWYDYLKRERSKARYMGLNQEFISPKEVAERHPLIDPKHYHAALWDDQDGDLDPSGATYAFAKSAKVHGAQYFTHTPVTGTTQRADGSWDVTTPRGVINAEHIVNCGGLWAREVGHMQGINLPVQPMEHHYLITDKIDAVANHPTRLPAGIDYEANIYFRQERQGMLLGTYEPKGTPWKVGGTPWDFGHELLQPDLDRIADRLEMSFERIPAIGEAGIKDMINGPFTFGPDGNPMIGPVPGMKNYWCAVGVMAGFCQGGGVGLTMAEWMIDGEPSIDVWAMDVARFGEFATPDWGTVKSTENYERRFVMTFPNETLPKGRMQKTTALYDRLVAKGARMGQGFGLENALWFADGPEDAHEEPTFERNRSHDYVAREVKAVREAVGGIEVANFAKHEFKGAGARAYLDRVLAGYVPKPGRLTLTPMLTPKGKLYGDLTVACLGEEHFMLFGSGAMQEAHRRWFEKDLPEDVTYQNVSDDWHGIALSGPKSRQLLQRITREDVSGEAFKFRDLRQTFVGGVPVILNRISFSGELGYEIYCKPQYLLRLAEAIEEAGADLGYRWYGARALMSMRLEKAWGVWTLDFRPDFDAVESGMDVFINWKKDFVGKEAALKAREAGPSRKLVTMTIDVDGIDVSNDEAILKDGEAVGYISSGGYAHHAKTSMAMGYVSAEHAAAGTRLQVEILGEMYDAEVLGAPIYDANGANMRA; this comes from the coding sequence ATGTCAGACAATTTTGCCCAATCGACGCTCAACATCCACAAGGAGGAGAGCACCGGCGACAAGAAGCTGCCGAGCCACGCCAAGGCGGTGATCATCGGCGGCGGTGTGGTTGGCTGCTCGATCCTGTTCCACCTGGCCAAGTTCGGCTGGAAGGATGTGGTGCTGCTGGAACGTGACGAGCTGACCTCCGGCTCCTCCTGGCACGCGGCGGGGCAGATCCATACCATCAGCTCGGACCCGAACATCTCGCGGCTGCAGTCCTACACGATCGACCTCTATAAGGAGATCGAGGAGACCTCGGGCCATTCGGTGGGCCTTCACATCACCGGCGGGTTTTATCTGGCGTCGAACAAGACCTGGTACGACTACCTGAAGCGGGAACGCTCCAAGGCGCGTTACATGGGTCTGAACCAGGAATTCATCAGCCCCAAGGAAGTGGCCGAGCGGCACCCGCTGATCGACCCGAAGCATTACCACGCGGCGCTGTGGGATGATCAGGACGGCGATCTGGACCCGTCGGGCGCGACCTATGCCTTTGCCAAATCCGCTAAGGTGCATGGCGCGCAGTATTTCACCCATACGCCGGTGACCGGCACCACTCAGCGCGCCGATGGCAGCTGGGACGTGACCACCCCGCGCGGGGTGATCAATGCAGAGCATATCGTGAACTGCGGCGGTCTGTGGGCGCGGGAAGTCGGCCACATGCAGGGCATCAACCTGCCGGTGCAGCCGATGGAGCACCATTACCTGATCACCGACAAAATCGACGCGGTGGCCAACCACCCGACCCGCTTGCCGGCCGGGATCGACTATGAGGCGAACATCTATTTCCGGCAGGAGCGGCAGGGGATGCTGCTGGGAACCTATGAGCCGAAGGGGACGCCTTGGAAAGTGGGCGGCACGCCGTGGGACTTCGGGCATGAGCTGCTGCAGCCGGATCTGGACCGGATTGCCGACCGTCTGGAGATGTCGTTTGAACGCATCCCCGCCATCGGCGAGGCGGGCATCAAAGACATGATCAACGGGCCGTTCACATTCGGCCCCGACGGCAACCCGATGATCGGGCCGGTGCCGGGCATGAAGAATTACTGGTGCGCCGTCGGTGTCATGGCGGGCTTCTGCCAGGGCGGCGGTGTGGGCCTGACCATGGCGGAGTGGATGATCGACGGCGAGCCGTCCATCGACGTCTGGGCGATGGATGTGGCGCGGTTCGGCGAGTTTGCGACCCCCGACTGGGGCACGGTGAAGTCGACCGAGAACTACGAGCGCCGGTTTGTGATGACCTTCCCGAACGAGACGCTGCCGAAGGGGCGGATGCAGAAGACCACCGCCCTCTATGACCGCTTGGTCGCCAAGGGCGCGCGGATGGGTCAGGGCTTTGGCCTGGAGAACGCGCTGTGGTTTGCGGATGGCCCCGAGGATGCGCATGAGGAGCCGACATTCGAGCGCAACCGCAGCCACGATTATGTGGCGCGCGAGGTCAAGGCGGTGCGCGAGGCCGTGGGCGGCATCGAGGTTGCCAACTTTGCCAAACATGAGTTCAAGGGCGCGGGCGCGCGGGCCTATCTGGACCGGGTGCTGGCGGGCTACGTTCCGAAACCGGGCCGCCTGACGCTGACGCCGATGCTGACGCCGAAGGGCAAGCTTTACGGGGATCTGACCGTGGCCTGCCTGGGCGAGGAGCATTTCATGCTGTTCGGCTCCGGCGCGATGCAGGAGGCGCACCGCCGCTGGTTTGAGAAGGATCTGCCGGAGGATGTGACCTATCAGAATGTCTCCGACGACTGGCACGGCATTGCGCTGTCGGGTCCGAAATCGCGGCAGTTGCTGCAGCGGATCACCCGCGAGGATGTGTCGGGTGAGGCGTTCAAGTTCCGCGATCTGCGCCAGACCTTTGTGGGCGGCGTGCCGGTGATCCTGAACCGGATCAGCTTCTCCGGCGAGCTGGGCTATGAGATCTACTGCAAACCGCAGTACCTGCTGCGCCTGGCGGAGGCGATCGAGGAAGCGGGTGCGGACCTGGGATACCGCTGGTACGGGGCGCGAGCGCTGATGTCGATGCGTCTGGAGAAGGCCTGGGGCGTCTGGACCCTGGACTTCCGCCCCGATTTCGACGCGGTGGAAAGCGGCATGGATGTCTTCATCAACTGGAAGAAGGATTTCGTGGGCAAGGAGGCTGCGCTGAAGGCCCGCGAGGCCGGTCCGAGCCGCAAGCTGGTCACCATGACCATCGACGTGGACGGCATTGATGTGTCGAACGACGAGGCGATCCTGAAGGATGGCGAGGCGGTTGGCTACATCTCCTCGGGCGGCTATGCGCATCACGCAAAGACGTCGATGGCGATGGGCTATGTCTCGGCAGAGCACGCGGCGGCGGGCACCAGGCTGCAGGTGGAGATCCTGGGCGAGATGTATGACGCCGAGGTGCTGGGCGCGCCGATCTATGACGCCAACGGCGCCAACATGCGCGCCTGA
- a CDS encoding carbon-nitrogen hydrolase family protein: MTPFSIAGIQMHVDALHSNVDAMIHRIDVLMARFPWTQMAVFSELAPYGPLTKFAQPLHNEAIERFCAAAVKHGIWVVPGSMFEVAESGKIHNTSSVINPQGEVVAVYRKMFPFRPYEQGVEAGTEFCVFDIPEVGRFGLSICYDIWFPETTRQLTSQGVEVLLHPVLTGTADRDAELSIARATAAQFQCYVVDVNGLGAGGVGQSCIIDPSATVLHQSGRHEDMFPLELDLDQVRRQREVGLKGLGQVLKSFRDREADFPVYDRSSGADAYLHTLGPLEIPVQGSQAGLNARAPGDDANGFAELHPIHYAERKAGG, from the coding sequence ATGACCCCATTTTCCATCGCGGGCATCCAAATGCATGTGGACGCGCTGCATTCGAATGTCGACGCAATGATTCACCGGATCGACGTGCTGATGGCGCGCTTTCCCTGGACACAGATGGCCGTGTTCAGCGAGCTGGCGCCCTATGGCCCGCTGACCAAATTCGCGCAGCCGCTGCACAACGAGGCGATTGAGCGCTTTTGCGCCGCTGCGGTGAAACACGGGATCTGGGTGGTGCCCGGCTCGATGTTCGAGGTGGCGGAGTCCGGCAAGATCCACAACACCTCCTCGGTCATCAATCCGCAGGGCGAGGTGGTCGCGGTCTACCGCAAGATGTTCCCGTTCCGCCCGTATGAGCAGGGCGTCGAAGCCGGCACGGAATTCTGCGTGTTCGACATTCCGGAGGTGGGCCGGTTCGGCTTGTCGATCTGCTATGACATCTGGTTCCCGGAAACCACCCGCCAGCTGACCAGCCAGGGGGTCGAGGTGCTGCTGCATCCGGTGCTGACCGGGACCGCGGACCGGGATGCCGAACTGTCCATTGCCCGCGCCACCGCAGCGCAGTTCCAGTGTTATGTCGTCGACGTGAACGGGCTGGGCGCCGGCGGGGTCGGGCAATCCTGTATCATCGACCCGTCCGCCACGGTGCTGCACCAGTCGGGCCGGCACGAGGACATGTTCCCGCTGGAACTGGATCTGGATCAGGTGCGCCGCCAGCGCGAGGTCGGCCTGAAGGGGCTGGGCCAGGTGCTGAAAAGCTTCCGCGACCGGGAGGCGGATTTTCCCGTCTACGACCGTTCCAGCGGTGCGGATGCTTACCTGCATACGCTTGGGCCGCTGGAGATCCCGGTGCAGGGCTCGCAGGCGGGCCTGAACGCCCGCGCGCCGGGCGACGACGCAAACGGGTTTGCCGAATTGCATCCGATACACTACGCTGAAAGAAAAGCAGGCGGTTGA
- a CDS encoding trimethylamine methyltransferase family protein, whose amino-acid sequence MARRARASRDRNTAPAGAPASPFIQRTLPFFDVLDEDKLARLEAQVDWIFEDVGIAFRDDPEALRIWKEAGARIDGDTVRADAQWIRALCAKAPRAFTQLARNPARSVTIGGNNQVFAPIYGAPFVRDLEDGRRYGDMAAFEKLVKLTYMHPNLHHGGFVICEPCDVPVSKRHFDMLFAHMTLSDKPHLGAITEMSRAQDSVDMAEIVFGSDVMDENCVIMGNVNTNSPLLVDKVVTEAVRTYSARGQGMIVVPFILTGAMGPVSTAASVAQAMAEAMMVCAFTQLVRPGAPFVLGNFLSSMSLKSGAPTFGMPEPVVSNYAIGQLARRAGLPLRCGGSLTASKIEDAQAAYESADSMHSTMLAGANYVLHSAGWLEGGLCTGFEKLIMDADRLGSYQKVLSQGLDTSDEAFARDAYAEVEPGGHFLGSGHTMRNYQTAFYEPKLSDSENVESWEEGGSKDMRQRAYERWNQMLNEYVAPPMDEAVKEELAAYVARRKEEIPDAWY is encoded by the coding sequence ATGGCCCGACGCGCCCGCGCATCCCGCGACAGAAACACCGCCCCGGCGGGTGCCCCTGCCTCGCCCTTTATCCAGCGCACGCTGCCGTTTTTCGACGTGCTGGACGAGGATAAACTGGCCCGGCTGGAGGCGCAGGTGGACTGGATTTTCGAAGATGTGGGCATCGCCTTCCGCGACGACCCGGAGGCGCTCAGGATCTGGAAAGAGGCCGGTGCGCGGATTGACGGCGATACGGTCCGGGCCGATGCGCAGTGGATCCGCGCTCTGTGCGCCAAGGCGCCGCGGGCGTTCACCCAGCTGGCCCGCAATCCAGCGCGGTCGGTCACCATTGGCGGCAACAACCAGGTGTTTGCCCCGATCTATGGCGCGCCGTTTGTGCGGGATCTGGAGGACGGGCGGCGCTATGGCGATATGGCGGCGTTCGAGAAGCTGGTGAAGCTTACCTATATGCATCCGAACCTGCATCACGGCGGGTTTGTGATCTGCGAGCCCTGCGACGTGCCGGTGAGCAAGCGCCATTTCGACATGCTGTTTGCCCATATGACGCTGAGCGACAAACCGCATCTGGGCGCCATCACCGAGATGTCCCGCGCGCAGGACAGTGTCGACATGGCGGAGATCGTCTTTGGCAGCGACGTCATGGACGAGAACTGCGTGATCATGGGCAATGTGAACACCAATTCGCCGCTGCTGGTGGACAAGGTGGTGACGGAAGCGGTGCGCACCTATTCCGCCCGCGGCCAGGGGATGATTGTTGTGCCCTTCATCCTGACCGGTGCAATGGGGCCGGTTTCCACCGCGGCGTCGGTTGCGCAGGCGATGGCGGAGGCGATGATGGTCTGCGCCTTCACCCAGCTGGTGCGCCCCGGCGCGCCGTTTGTGCTGGGCAACTTCCTGTCGTCGATGTCGCTGAAATCCGGCGCGCCGACATTCGGGATGCCGGAGCCGGTGGTTTCGAACTATGCCATCGGCCAGCTGGCGCGCCGGGCCGGGCTGCCCTTGCGCTGCGGCGGGTCGCTGACCGCGTCCAAGATCGAAGATGCGCAGGCGGCCTATGAAAGCGCCGACTCGATGCATTCCACCATGCTGGCCGGTGCCAACTATGTGCTTCATTCGGCGGGCTGGCTGGAGGGCGGCCTGTGCACCGGGTTCGAGAAGCTGATCATGGATGCGGACCGGCTGGGGTCGTATCAGAAGGTGCTAAGTCAGGGGCTGGATACCAGCGACGAGGCCTTTGCCCGCGACGCTTACGCCGAGGTGGAGCCGGGCGGGCACTTCCTGGGCTCGGGCCACACCATGCGCAACTATCAGACCGCGTTTTATGAGCCGAAGCTGAGCGACAGCGAAAACGTTGAGAGCTGGGAGGAAGGCGGCTCCAAGGACATGCGCCAGCGCGCCTATGAGCGCTGGAACCAGATGCTGAACGAGTATGTGGCGCCGCCGATGGATGAGGCGGTGAAAGAGGAACTGGCCGCCTATGTTGCCCGCCGCAAGGAGGAGATCCCGGATGCGTGGTACTGA